The Capsicum annuum cultivar UCD-10X-F1 chromosome 3, UCD10Xv1.1, whole genome shotgun sequence genomic sequence caatggtttattgagcaattccttcaacatattgtacaccAAACgaattacccattttatcctagtatgcttcaatcgtcgaccaatcagtacgaaccttttgacccaaaaagccactcatatcaaggtaagtagacaatattttggccaacttttgtatctcagacgacgtcCCAGAACATCTCCTTCATAATATCGAGTCATAAATtcggatgtgcctctcttttagaacgacgacaaccaacacccaatggaattcatcaccacaattgattgggatgtacacttcgtcgaccaaatgccaaggtaagtcAGTTGGAattctaaaacctttgatgatgttgatagcAATCCTCATTTTGAAAAACTttcggctgttgttgacaatacctatcgtaggcattattgatgtaaactttgtacaaaaaATTATCTACTGTATATCTGTGTTATTCTTGTGTTTGTAAattggccttcttttggaggtagtaaaaattggcatcgatgtgctgcacatattagcaaatatttcagattacgtgacaaaaaaattaatacgcagatgcaattaaataaagtattaattaatagtaatatgtatgacatttaaacctcatcattccagcaagtttggggttgtaACATCAAATAGAAAAAATTCTTTATTCCGGGATATGTaacaacaaaatcaaatatatcaaaaccaagactcaattcATTCACTCTATAgtgttcatcattttattttctacatgatgatttatatgtgttaatgttatgttcttacaacaagaattgtataaaccaatatctttaaaaataatttatgtacctgctggcatgatgctttaacaactTATCGGCAATCCATTGTGAATAGTTGTCGATCAACTAtgttagtttttttagagcctcGTTTAAGATGTTAAACCCTtaaaatgggtaattctttcattctcccgaactgacaggctccactttttcttcttcgttggaagcagttgatggattatcaactgtgatattattctcttcaacagtagcttctactgtgacatccacctggaaatttaaaattgtcaatgctatttacagatatacaacagactgtccatctgttacaatagataagtcTTATATTATAACAGATGAATCATTTGTTAGGATAAATTTGAACAGGTAAATCATAGCAGTAtgtaattttgaacagatgacttatctattgcaacatacgaCTCATCTTCTGTAACAGATAACACATTTGATGCAACAAGTTAgacaatagttgcaacagatgtatatatttgtttgataattttcagcagatgtatcagttgttgaaacagatatgtacctatttgtttgttggaacagatgatgtacattcaccttcttcagctcatgctgctctcttgTGGCCCTTGTATACTGAACAAcgatgcaagacaaagacagaggcattgtaattttgctttttttatgcttaatgatgccttggaaaaatctttccttctcctcttatccaccttaatctctagtggagtgtacagatatgaaatcctctttgaagGAATGAtatccctcttagatgtcatttttgttacagaagcagttagtacattaataacattaatcactccatcatgtttcgacttgcagtcttgacatttgcatgcagaacattcactagatatggaaaaatctgtataactagtatgattataattataatcattagccccaacagcagcaccactaccactaccactaccatcatcaataacaacaagccTACCCATCCTCTAAAATggtttttcttatgatggttgtttctctaaacaattctatttttattccatcaatgctCTTAGGGTCCGAGAAAGTTCGCACAAAccgtaaattaagaaaaatgacatcttcaactctcagttgtttggaacaagccacggatggacaatataaaataaatcagtacatatatcagaatgatgatgaaatcatttaaaataatcattaattaaaacaaaaacttgattagaattagacttactactTTCTTCTGGGGATTGAacagatcaagaaattttacatttttatcagttttagccgacaaccatctcagaattcttggacaagaaacttcttcctagtagttcacttgctgtctcaaataaggaatgacttcaaatgcccaagcctataacatagcGCTAATAACAAaagattattaaataaaaaaaagaattatattatgataaaagaaatatttaccatgaaggcctatggaaagccatataagttgactgtctttggcgttaacggagtcaacaaatatttgaaagtcattttgaagctttcataaccccaagatagctgttaaatacctcaagatcctctaagagatttattaaactgaggcttatgttgttgttaacgtctctcgcccaaagaatattatgtacaaaccaaaccaagcacaatgattgtttgtgtttctttgagagtcctttaccttttaaTGCTTCTATCAACTTTTTggttttgaagcttggaccaacaatggacactaggtcatcatgatcactcgacttgcctttgccttttttgggtgtgccgggtactttttttttgggtcagagtaggtataacttgagaaggagaaggaggataaaattttagttcagtaactatgggaaactccttctaaccaaaataaacaggcatgccacagtaatttatccacacccctcatccatcttatctttgttttcatacataaacctacacttgagaagatcatataccatttttatctggaaacgagcattgttgtccttcgataaattaagatattgcccaaaggagctttccctgaaataagaatccaatttttactcttgaagtatttttctgaaggtgtcgaaagatttttccatggctgacttaactaCAAAAttacccgttaaatctgtggcaccatcgtactgcattctAAAAGGATAACAatcaatactgaaggttttgaccaactcttcggtggaagggctattatcatttggattatctcttttgaaacatttctcCTCCCAGTGtttattatcttctgctcctgattgagataacgcttgtaaagcaagctcacaGAGTGGTAGATATAGCCGAGCtgttgcacttgttcctttacttggacttgattcgatttcttttcttttgggagccatattatcttaaattaacagaaacataaaataaattataattgataaatgcatcattaaaaagggataatagtaaatctaataTGCACAacggtaaaataacagttccaacagaccacacatctgttgcaccaggtatgttatctgttgcaacatataaccgacctgttatAACGGATGAATAAaccgttgaaaataataaaaacagatcactaatttgttgcaccaagtattttatctaatgcaacatataaccaaccgttacagcggatgagtaaaccattggaaaccataaaaacagattactaatctgttgcaccaggtagtttatccgttgcaacatataatcaacctgttgcaatagatgagtaatctattaaaaatagtaaaaatagatcactcatttggtGCACCagaaaggttatctgttgcaacatataaataacatattgcaaggatgagtaatttgttggaaacagtaaaaacagatcactaatctgttgcaccaggtagtttatctattgcaatatataaccaacctattacaacggatgagtaatctgttggaaaccataaaacagATCACAAATTTATTGCACCGGGTAGTTTAtttattacaacatataaccaacctgttgcaacgaatgagtaatccagtggaaaccataaaaatagatcactaatctgttgcaccaggtattttatctgatgcaacatataaccaaccattgcaatggatgagtaaaccgttggaaacaataaaaacagatcactaatctgttgcactaggtagtttatttgttgcaatatataaccaacattttgcaacagatgagtaatcagttagaaaaaataaaaatagatcactcatctgctgcaccaggaaggttatctgttgcaatatataaccaacctattataaTGGATAAGTAAcctgttgaaaataataaaataaatcactgatttgctgaaatatatgactcatctgttgcaaaatgagttatctgttggatcaatatcatttagatttcttctaaatagaagagtcgtctatcgcaacagatgaatgatctattagattgttcatctgttgcatcagattttcatagttgcattagattttcatctgttgcattagatgttttCATCTGTTACATTAGATATTTTTATCTATCGCATCAaatgtttcatctattgcatcaaatattTCTTCTGatgcaacaccatttttatcaagacaaacaacaaatcaacccagcaacaccaacacatcacacacacacattaaGAACAAcaactgtgaccaaaaatcaccaaaaactcCGAATCAACAGTttgacaacaagaagaagaaataccataaattaggattttatgcAGTCCgcatttcaaatttaagctagaaatattgaaattgttaaccaatactagaagagtaattggctcaagttcctctgtttcttcataatttcttACATGTGAAAAAGAAGATGGGACGACGAAGAAGTTGAAGTTTTTatcgccggagaagtcttcacgtcgattggcggttgaaagtcgaaagggaACGCCAAAAGTTGAAGTCGCcgaagattgaagggagaattttgcagaactattgattgaaagagagttgagagaagctatcgagagagaggagagagacaattgatttggattgaagggggtgtgggttgatttgtatttttgaaaagattagaaagttttaaaaatattaattaagttcataattaacttaatcaagttttctaatgattttgactctttcagttggtcaatgtcatcaatccttcactcaaaacttaaaagacccctttcctttaattttctcttgTAACTACATATTGGATCTAGCCTATGACAGTGACTATCTATTTTGAGATAttactcttttataccatatcTGATTATATAATTCATATAAATTAGTCATGTTGACTGATTTTGCTAGTTGATAAAAATTGTGGGTATAAATCCTATATTCAAACTCTAAATATTATGTATAAAAagatggtcaaacacaactcaactttaaattctaaataaaataaaataaaatatttttttattttaatggccATGAGAATTACTCACTATAGAATTCTTTTCACTTGATGAAAATCAATAGTCTatcaataaaaatttcaaaaacaacttgaaATTACTTGGGAAACTGAAAAGCATTCAACgcctatttttactttttcactttcaatatatattttttttaaaatacaaattttttcgtaatgcttttttttttgttctaaaaTGACCTTGTTTATTTTACCAAATATTACTTGCAAAAACTATAATCAAACACAaccacattttaaaaaataaagctaaaaaaataattgtaatagtACATAGTAGTTCAAATAAAGGATCTAAGCTGACATTGTGTGACTATCTGTTATATAGAAATTATTCTTTTAGAGAATATAGACATTATTCTTTTAAACGTAATCACACTCTCTCCCACCATTTTagttactttactctctctccctattaatatacataacatagccaatATATActtaacattctgtgtatatgtgaaatctttgtaatatgtttagggagttgagattttttgtaatagtgaaaacataagttgtgtatttgtgtaatttttagtttaattaaatgttttttaaaaattaggGCTATAAACCAAATTTAGAAAAACTACATTCAAATTCTAAGTACTTTTTGCAAATTATATGACAAACACAACTCGaacttcaattttaaaaatttcaaataaagagaataatatttgatttatttcaaataaagagaataatatttgatttttgtgACCAAAGCATTTGAGAATGATTGCATTGTCCTGTGATTCATGATAAGGTTACTCGaccaaaaaaaaaagggaagtAGCTAAGGATGGTAAAGAAAGAAGACTTCAGCTTCATATGTCTCTTCCCCAGAAATTTCCCCGAGtagaaagtagaaaataaaaacaaCTCCAAGATGATGTTCAAATCACAGtggaaattgaaaactgaaaGGAAAACCTTATCTGAACTCTCTTTTACGTAATAGTGTCATTTTGTCAAAGCATCAGATTGATAGAAGCAGCCAGAAATCTTGAATACATCCACTATTGCAAATAAATAATCTACACGGATACTTATAGTAAAATAAATGTGAATGCAGTTAGAAATGTGATAATCCCAGGCAATAATTTCAGAGAGAAAGAGGCAGCAATCTGGATGGTGAAGTTACAGTTTGCTTGAGATATATTCTGATCTGTCACCATTGCCAGACCCTGAAAGTTACAACTGAAATCTCCTTGGTTCTGAGCCTGGTAATACATATTAAATGCATATGATGCATTACCGTTGGCGTCCAACTCGTTGCAAGACGAACCATACCCTAATGCTGTGCAATCTGAGAACGTGCATGCATAGTTGATGTTTTCTGCAAGTTTGCTCAAGTCCTTGGCATTCGGATTAATCATGCACCATTTCTTGGATAAATATTCCACATTTTGTGCACCCATAAGAAACTTATCCTGTCCCTGACCCGTAAGGTCCATGGCAAACTTCGGCTGTCCATCATACCGGAAGATTCCCCAGTGACGCTCAAAGTTACCAGGAGCAATACTTTTACCATCCTCATCAATAAGCCCAAACAAGTAAACTTCAATATATCCAGGCCGAAGAGGTGTTCCGGTATTGGCTGCAAGCCGGGGTAACAGTCCTTTATAGAACCGATAAGCAAGATCGACATTGGCGTTTTTGTCTCCATTCGTGGGCCATCCAACTTCCCCAACAAGGATGGTCATATTACCAACACCTGCGGCTTTCAATGCTGATACCAGGGTATCAAAGTTGGCATCAAATACATTGGTGTATGTGAATCCATTATCAACAATGGGGTTACTGGCTCCATCAAAGAAGGCAAAATTAACGGGGAAATGCTCGTTGGCATAAAGACTTAGAAAGGGGTAAATGTTTACTGTGAAAGGTGCGTTGTTCTGGCTCATGAATTGAACAATCTGGGTCATTAAATCATTAATGTCTTCTCGGAATCTCCCAGCAGATGGTACGGGATTGTCGTCTGGAGAGAAATAAACATCAGCATTTAGAGGTACAGTTGCTTTTATGGTGCTCCCAAGTCCTGCTTCATTTAGAGCATTTTGGATGTTCTGAAGTGCTGGGAAGGTCGTGTTAAGAAAGGAGTTGTTGTAGGATGTCAGGAAAGGCTCATTACCAACTGCAACATATCTGCAGCGAGATTAAGATGCAGAAATTTAGATAGTAATCAGCTATATGAAACTATATAAAAGTTTGAAATGCTTATACACACTTTCGTTTGAAAAGTAAGTAAATTTTAATTGACAAGAAGGCCAGGAGAAAGTAGCAATGAAATGTTTTTATACACTACAAGCACAAAATCGTCTATGAACTGCAATCTACAATATCTTCAATTTTCAACCATTTATTGCATcatatgatttcagatttcactACTCTAAATGACAAAACTAAAGATCCGGTACAAATGAAAAAGATTCTCCcatataaggaaaagaattaaGTATAGTTTGAAGAGTgcttaaaaataacaaaaaaattgtAACTTCTGCATAATCAAGATCAAAGCTTTGAAAGTCAAGTAATTGTTTGATCATACTAAAATGATATAAGAATCAAAATAGCATTTCAAGGCCATAAAATTTTAAGCGATAAGAGTTCATAGATGTAACTCACTATTTTCCTTCACTTTGTATGGATCAAGCTAACCATCACTTGTTCTTCCtttctttatcttattatatatttttttttgataatcgagaaatttccaagggccaggGGGATACGGCTCAAAACTTGGGTTAATGGACCCAGATGTCTAACCTTTTCCACTTAAATATCGGGCTTTTATCTACGGTAGAGCTTGAATGCAGAAGGTAACCAAAACTTCAACCAAACACTAGCTTAATTTCAAAAGTCAAACTGGATGTTTCAGTTCAAAAGAAAATGAATGGACTCGACGTTTCAGCCCGAATGAAAGTGAATACACAAAGAGAAGGTGGAAATAGGAAAGAAGATTCTAGACAGAAGAGAATGATTATCTTACAGCACTTCAAAATAGATTAACCGGAGCCACGGCACTActcttttaaaacaaaaaaatctctgCTTAAAGATTAACCACAATATTTGTACAGTCTCACAGTAGACCATGTCCAATAGACCACATGAAGACTGGTTGTTTGCAgccaaaaagattttaaaaaaaactgaaaGGAATACTAACAGAAACATATATTAGCAATGGTTCAGGCTCTTAATCTTTGGATATGACAGAAGACTGGTTGGTTTGCAGCCAAAAGGAAAGGAAAGAACTGAAAATGAATACTAATAGAAACATATATTAGCAATGGTTCAGCCACCTAACCTTTCCATACACTAGCAATGTTTTTCCCATTAGGATAACTACATTCCAACGAGGAAAAGCATAATAAATATGGACCAACGAATATGCACTCGAAAGGACTTAACCCGTGAGGGATCATTTGGTTAGATTTAAGTTATACCGAGATTAGCTAGCCTGGGAAAACTTATCCCACCCTCAAGGTGGAacaaaaataacactaaaatCCCAGGAAAAGTAATCTCATGAAGTTTAtgccaaccaaacatgggataagctcatcctaaaattaatccCGAGATTAATTATCCCTTATCCCTCGTACCAAAAGACCCCTCAAAGAAATGTGAGCGACTATATTCCAATGGGGAAAAGCAGAATACAGTTTTTAAAAGAGTAATATGGACAAAACACTACAAAAAGAAAGGGTAAATTGTGGGAGATTGAAACTGCAATTCGTGGAGGTTATAAGCTTCCACTTAAACTCCAATTTAACATTATTTTTGCAGTGAATGAATATGCACTCAAAAGGACTTAACCCGTGAAAGAAATATTCCATGGCTAATGTGGGGGTAGGGGAGTCCTATGCAACCTTCCTCTTGCATTTCTACAGAGAGGTACACCACGAACTCATGACCTATGAGCAACTACTCTATGGCTATGTCAAGGCTCACCCTCATACGAAAACATGGAATTGAAGGGGGAAAAagattctatttctttttctctttccctTTTAAAGCCCAAGTTTATCTCCAAAGCCTTTTCTTCCTAACTTCCTTTAATACATATCATAACTAACAAGAAAGATTTTGAAGCAATTTGGAGCATAATATATTCCACATATCAAGCATTTGCTTTAGAAGCAAGAAGAGCACAAAAGAAGCCACTCTTTCAACAAATGCTTAATGTAATCATACTTGACATTAAACCATTAAACACATCAATTTTAATTGAGAAGTAGAACAAGATTACAGCCATCAAAGTAAATAAAAGGCATAGTTTAACTAAGAAGTAGAACAGGATTACAGCAATCAAAGTAAGGTAAAAGGGGCAAAAATAAAGTTTCCAACTTAACAACAAGATAACCCATTAAAGTTTCGTTTCCCCCCTCAACGGAAAAGGAACAAAGGAAAAAGTAATCGTACTTGATGTTGACACCTCCTTTGAAATTGTAGCGGGTGACATTGCGTTTGACCCAATCTTTAGCTCTATCATAATCATTCATAGCAGAAAGCTGATCATTGGGAATGGCAACCATAACTTCAAGATCACTACCAGCAAGAGCACTCATGGTGGATTGATCTGCATCAAATAACTTCACCTTCTGAATACCACTGTCCTTCAACATCTGTACCACTGTTTTTGGTGGCAACTTGTGGGTTGCCATTGTTCCCCAGTTCACTCCTAGCCCATCAACACcacttaataaaaataataataatatcccaATTTTAAACATGTTCTCAAAACAAAGCAGCTGCAAATAGAGAGGATTAGAACAAAGAATTAGAGAGGGAAAGAAGATAACCCGAGAAAAGAGACAGGATA encodes the following:
- the LOC107863710 gene encoding glucan endo-1,3-beta-glucosidase 8; the encoded protein is MFKIGILLLFLLSGVDGLGVNWGTMATHKLPPKTVVQMLKDSGIQKVKLFDADQSTMSALAGSDLEVMVAIPNDQLSAMNDYDRAKDWVKRNVTRYNFKGGVNIKYVAVGNEPFLTSYNNSFLNTTFPALQNIQNALNEAGLGSTIKATVPLNADVYFSPDDNPVPSAGRFREDINDLMTQIVQFMSQNNAPFTVNIYPFLSLYANEHFPVNFAFFDGASNPIVDNGFTYTNVFDANFDTLVSALKAAGVGNMTILVGEVGWPTNGDKNANVDLAYRFYKGLLPRLAANTGTPLRPGYIEVYLFGLIDEDGKSIAPGNFERHWGIFRYDGQPKFAMDLTGQGQDKFLMGAQNVEYLSKKWCMINPNAKDLSKLAENINYACTFSDCTALGYGSSCNELDANGNASYAFNMYYQAQNQGDFSCNFQGLAMVTDQNISQANCNFTIQIAASFSLKLLPGIITFLTAFTFILL